A DNA window from Rhizobium jaguaris contains the following coding sequences:
- a CDS encoding adenylosuccinate synthase, whose amino-acid sequence MTNVVVIGSQWGDEGKGKIVDWLSERADVIVRFQGGHNAGHTLVVDGVSYKLALLPSGLVRGKLSVIGNGVVVDPHHFVAEVDKLRAQGIAVTPDVLRIAENAPLILSLHRDLDALREDAASNSGTKIGTTRRGIGPAYEDKVGRRAIRVIDLAEPETLPAKIDRLLTHHNALRRGMGLDEISFDALHNELTSVAEHILPYIDQVWRLLDEQRKAGARILFEGAQGALLDNDHGTYPFVTSSNTVAGQAAAGSGLGPTALGYVLGITKAYTTRVGEGPFPCELHDEIGKHLSTVGREVGVNTGRPRRCGWFDAVLVRQTVKTSGITGIALTKLDVLDGLDELKICVGYKLDGKEIDYLPASQAAQARVEPIYITLEGWKESTVGARKWADLPAQAIKYVRQVEELIGAPVALLSTSPEREDTILVTDPFEG is encoded by the coding sequence ATGACGAACGTAGTTGTGATCGGTTCGCAATGGGGTGACGAAGGCAAGGGCAAGATTGTCGACTGGCTTTCGGAACGCGCCGATGTGATTGTGCGCTTTCAGGGCGGCCACAATGCCGGTCATACGCTGGTTGTCGACGGTGTCAGCTACAAGCTCGCGCTGCTGCCTTCGGGACTCGTTCGCGGCAAGCTGAGCGTCATCGGCAATGGCGTCGTCGTCGATCCCCATCATTTCGTTGCCGAGGTCGACAAGCTGCGCGCCCAGGGCATCGCAGTCACGCCGGACGTGCTGCGCATTGCCGAAAACGCACCGCTGATCCTGTCGCTGCACCGTGACCTCGACGCGCTGCGCGAAGATGCCGCCTCCAACAGCGGCACGAAGATCGGTACGACGCGCCGCGGCATCGGCCCCGCCTATGAAGACAAGGTCGGCCGCCGCGCTATCCGTGTCATTGATCTCGCCGAACCGGAAACGCTGCCGGCCAAGATCGACCGGCTTCTGACCCACCACAACGCGCTGCGCCGCGGCATGGGCCTCGATGAAATTTCCTTCGATGCGTTGCATAACGAGCTTACCTCTGTTGCAGAGCATATTCTTCCCTACATCGATCAGGTCTGGCGGTTGCTCGACGAGCAGCGCAAGGCTGGCGCCCGCATCCTCTTCGAAGGTGCGCAGGGCGCGCTGCTCGACAACGACCACGGCACCTATCCGTTCGTAACCTCGTCGAACACCGTGGCGGGGCAGGCGGCCGCCGGCTCCGGCCTCGGACCGACAGCGCTCGGCTATGTGCTCGGCATCACCAAGGCCTATACGACGCGTGTCGGCGAAGGGCCGTTCCCCTGCGAATTGCATGATGAGATCGGCAAGCATCTGTCGACGGTCGGCCGCGAGGTGGGCGTTAATACCGGTCGTCCGCGTCGTTGCGGCTGGTTCGATGCCGTGCTGGTTCGCCAGACGGTGAAGACTTCCGGCATTACCGGTATTGCGCTGACCAAGCTCGACGTGCTCGACGGTCTCGACGAGTTGAAGATCTGCGTCGGCTACAAACTGGACGGCAAGGAGATCGATTACCTGCCGGCGAGCCAGGCTGCGCAGGCCCGCGTCGAGCCGATCTACATCACGCTCGAAGGCTGGAAGGAATCGACCGTCGGTGCCCGCAAATGGGCCGATCTGCCGGCGCAGGCGATCAAATATGTCCGGCAGGTGGAGGAGCTGATCGGCGCGCCTGTCGCGCTGCTTTCGACCAGCCCGGAGCGCGAAGACACTATACTTGTGACCGATCCGTTTGAGGGCTAA
- a CDS encoding GNAT family N-acetyltransferase: MKSTFAVRTMRAGELELALEWARQEGWNPGVDDALAFWEADPSGFFIGAIGEVPVGCISVVRYGESFAFLGLYIVHPEFRGQGYGKALWNKGIAFAGNRTIGLDGVVAQRENYRRSGFETAYRTVRYGGIPEMPDIGGAGIDVGPVTQDKLEGLLRYDAGIFPGLRYSFLTAWCNAPEKRKSFLVGSGRKIRGYGTIRRCFEGYKVGPLFANRADVASALLAKLVPEAKGRPVYLDVPADNAAAIGLAETFGLSPVFETARMYRGEAPEMPLGRIFAVTTLELG; this comes from the coding sequence ATGAAGTCGACTTTCGCCGTGCGTACAATGCGGGCTGGGGAATTGGAGCTCGCCCTCGAATGGGCGCGGCAAGAGGGATGGAATCCCGGTGTCGATGATGCCCTGGCGTTTTGGGAGGCGGATCCTTCCGGCTTCTTTATAGGCGCGATCGGTGAGGTGCCCGTCGGCTGCATTTCCGTCGTGCGCTACGGCGAAAGCTTTGCCTTTCTCGGCCTCTATATCGTCCATCCCGAATTTCGCGGCCAGGGTTACGGCAAGGCGCTGTGGAACAAGGGAATTGCCTTCGCGGGCAATCGCACCATCGGTCTCGACGGCGTCGTGGCACAACGGGAAAACTACCGCCGCAGCGGCTTTGAAACGGCCTATCGCACCGTGCGCTATGGCGGCATCCCGGAAATGCCTGACATCGGCGGAGCCGGGATAGATGTCGGTCCGGTCACGCAGGACAAGCTTGAAGGTTTGCTGCGATACGACGCCGGCATTTTTCCCGGGCTGCGTTATTCCTTCCTCACGGCCTGGTGCAACGCGCCGGAAAAACGAAAATCCTTCCTTGTCGGCAGCGGCCGCAAGATCCGCGGCTACGGCACGATCCGGCGCTGTTTCGAGGGTTATAAGGTCGGTCCGCTGTTTGCCAACAGGGCCGATGTGGCATCGGCCCTGTTGGCCAAGTTGGTGCCGGAGGCCAAGGGCCGGCCCGTATATCTGGACGTGCCTGCTGACAACGCTGCCGCGATCGGGCTTGCCGAAACTTTCGGGCTGTCGCCAGTGTTCGAAACGGCACGAATGTATCGTGGCGAAGCACCCGAAATGCCGCTCGGACGCATCTTTGCCGTCACCACGCTCGAACTCGGCTAG
- a CDS encoding UDP-glucose dehydrogenase family protein: MHITMIGSGYVGLVSGVCFADFGHDVICVDKDAGKIEALRKGEIPIFEPGLEQLVADNVRAGRLSFSTDVETSVAASDVVFIAVGTPSRRGDGHADLSYVYAAAREIAEHVKGFTVIVTKSTVPVGTGDEVERIIRETNPDADVAVVSNPEFLREGAAIEDFKRPDRIVIGLNDDRARGVMTEVYRPLYLNQAPLLFTARRTSELIKYAANAFLAMKITFINEMADLCEKVGANVQEVSRGIGLDGRIGSKFLHAGPGYGGSCFPKDTLALAKTAQDYDSPVRLIETTISINDNRKRAMGRKVIAAMGGDIRGKTVAVLGLTFKPNTDDMRDSPAISIIQALQDAGASVTGYDPEGMDNARQLIDNIAYADDAYGAARGADALVIITEWNQFRALDFGRLKSIMKAPVLVDLRNIYRHDEVTKHGFAYTSVGRPMGGAEL, translated from the coding sequence ATGCACATCACGATGATCGGCTCTGGTTATGTGGGTCTTGTGTCTGGCGTCTGCTTTGCCGATTTCGGCCATGACGTGATTTGTGTCGACAAGGACGCCGGCAAGATCGAGGCGTTGCGCAAGGGTGAAATCCCGATCTTCGAGCCGGGGCTCGAGCAGCTCGTGGCCGACAATGTCCGCGCCGGCCGGCTGTCCTTTTCGACCGATGTCGAAACCAGCGTTGCCGCCAGCGACGTCGTCTTCATCGCCGTCGGCACGCCGTCGCGCCGCGGCGACGGCCACGCTGATCTCTCCTATGTCTATGCCGCCGCTCGCGAGATCGCTGAACACGTCAAGGGCTTCACCGTCATCGTCACCAAATCGACCGTGCCGGTCGGCACCGGCGATGAAGTCGAACGCATCATTCGCGAAACCAATCCGGATGCCGACGTTGCCGTCGTCTCCAATCCGGAATTCCTACGCGAAGGTGCAGCCATCGAGGACTTCAAACGACCGGACCGCATCGTCATCGGCCTCAACGACGACCGCGCCCGCGGCGTCATGACGGAGGTTTACCGGCCACTCTATCTCAACCAGGCGCCGCTGCTCTTTACCGCCCGCCGCACCTCGGAGTTGATCAAATACGCCGCCAATGCCTTCCTTGCGATGAAGATCACCTTCATCAACGAGATGGCCGACCTCTGCGAGAAGGTCGGCGCCAATGTGCAGGAAGTGTCGCGCGGCATCGGCCTCGACGGCCGCATCGGCTCGAAATTCCTGCATGCCGGGCCGGGCTATGGCGGCTCCTGCTTCCCCAAGGACACGCTGGCGCTTGCCAAGACCGCGCAGGACTACGACAGCCCCGTACGCCTGATCGAGACGACGATCTCGATCAACGACAACCGCAAGCGCGCCATGGGCCGCAAGGTGATCGCTGCCATGGGGGGCGATATCAGGGGCAAGACCGTTGCCGTGCTCGGCCTGACCTTCAAGCCGAATACCGATGACATGCGCGACAGCCCGGCAATCTCGATCATCCAGGCGCTGCAGGATGCCGGCGCCTCGGTGACCGGCTACGATCCGGAAGGCATGGACAATGCCCGCCAGCTGATCGACAACATCGCCTACGCCGACGACGCCTATGGTGCCGCGCGCGGCGCCGATGCGCTCGTCATCATTACGGAATGGAACCAGTTCCGCGCGCTCGACTTCGGCCGGCTGAAATCCATCATGAAGGCGCCCGTCCTCGTCGACCTCAGAAACATCTATCGCCATGACGAGGTCACAAAGCACGGGTTTGCCTATACTAGCGTCGGCAGACCCATGGGCGGGGCCGAACTGTAA
- a CDS encoding Lrp/AsnC family transcriptional regulator, with protein sequence MKLDSLDRAILRVLQQDGKIQNTELAAKVGLSPSPCLRRVKLLEEAGIIKQYVAILDPAKLDMGFTVFVRIWLSSQDEETTTAFYEAAEKLPQVVECHLMAGDCDFLLRVVAPDLDGYRRFQMEHLGRIKGVRNIKTEIPMQKIKQSWQVPI encoded by the coding sequence ATGAAACTTGATTCCTTAGATCGCGCGATACTCCGCGTCCTGCAACAGGATGGGAAAATCCAGAATACTGAGCTGGCCGCAAAGGTGGGACTGTCTCCGTCTCCATGTCTGAGGCGGGTCAAGTTGCTGGAAGAGGCAGGTATCATCAAGCAATATGTCGCCATCCTCGACCCCGCAAAGCTCGATATGGGCTTCACTGTTTTTGTCCGAATATGGCTTTCCAGCCAGGACGAAGAGACGACGACAGCTTTCTATGAGGCGGCTGAAAAGCTTCCACAGGTGGTCGAGTGCCACCTCATGGCGGGCGACTGCGATTTCCTACTCAGGGTCGTAGCACCGGATCTGGACGGATACAGACGGTTTCAGATGGAGCACCTTGGCCGCATCAAAGGAGTCAGAAACATCAAGACCGAAATTCCGATGCAGAAGATCAAGCAGTCGTGGCAAGTGCCAATCTGA
- a CDS encoding AzlC family ABC transporter permease, with the protein MLGFVPFALVLGARAAAKGFSLGEVPLITGLNFGGGSEFAAVELWTSPPHILLIVAITFLVNSRHLLMGAALAPFIRHLSKKKAFMALFFMCDESWAMGLADAKKSSTTLSLGYFFGVALGLYFSWVIFTTIGAFVGPILGDVTRYGFDMAFPAVFFVMLAGMWKGAKAALPWLVSLLVAATTYLVFPGAWYVPAGALSGVFSAFLLARTDV; encoded by the coding sequence ATGTTGGGCTTCGTGCCTTTTGCACTGGTACTTGGAGCACGCGCGGCTGCTAAAGGGTTCAGTCTTGGAGAAGTGCCTTTGATAACGGGATTGAACTTCGGCGGCGGCTCGGAGTTCGCGGCTGTCGAACTTTGGACGTCTCCCCCGCACATTCTCCTCATTGTCGCCATCACGTTTCTGGTCAACAGCCGCCACCTCCTGATGGGTGCGGCACTCGCTCCCTTCATCCGACACCTGTCGAAGAAAAAGGCTTTCATGGCACTGTTCTTCATGTGCGACGAAAGCTGGGCAATGGGTCTCGCCGACGCGAAAAAGTCGAGCACGACCTTGAGCCTCGGCTATTTCTTCGGCGTCGCCCTCGGCCTCTATTTCAGCTGGGTTATCTTCACGACAATAGGAGCTTTCGTGGGGCCAATTCTTGGCGATGTCACACGATATGGCTTTGACATGGCATTCCCCGCCGTATTTTTCGTGATGCTCGCCGGAATGTGGAAAGGTGCGAAAGCGGCACTTCCCTGGCTGGTCAGCCTGCTCGTCGCCGCAACCACATACCTGGTGTTTCCCGGGGCTTGGTATGTTCCCGCCGGGGCTCTTTCCGGTGTATTCTCTGCATTCCTGTTGGCGCGGACTGATGTCTGA
- a CDS encoding AzlD family protein, which yields MSDPSFVITIICMAAVTYLTRIGGYVFLRNRTLSPRLRTVMENAPGCVLITVIAPDFVTGRPADLITLALTMLAATRLPVLPTVLIAIASAGILRHTLA from the coding sequence ATGTCTGATCCTTCATTTGTTATTACCATCATCTGCATGGCAGCGGTTACCTATCTGACGCGTATCGGAGGATATGTCTTCTTGCGCAACCGCACGCTAAGTCCTCGTTTGCGGACCGTAATGGAGAATGCCCCCGGTTGCGTGCTGATCACGGTCATCGCGCCGGACTTCGTCACTGGACGCCCAGCCGATCTCATCACCCTTGCGCTCACGATGTTGGCGGCTACCCGACTACCAGTGCTTCCCACAGTGCTGATCGCAATCGCTTCGGCTGGTATTCTTCGCCACACGCTGGCGTGA
- a CDS encoding alpha/beta fold hydrolase gives MAEIVEAEHWIESPGGRLYAKSWAPCDLNSKSPIILFHDSLGCVALWKDFPQLLAGSLGRRVIAYDRLGFGRSDARTDILERDFIALEAERFVPLLCEQLAVPEFVACGHSVGGGMAVETGAKFAGCKAVITIAAQVFVEDKTLQGIRIARQEFASVDNVARLAKYHGDKADWVLRAWIETWLAPEFAAWNLDAALGRLRCPVIAIHGDRDEYGSLAHPRRIAAGRGSFHIFPDAGHSPHRERPALVMGVIKDFLAYSADPAG, from the coding sequence ATGGCAGAGATCGTGGAGGCAGAGCACTGGATTGAGAGCCCGGGCGGACGCCTCTATGCCAAATCATGGGCGCCATGCGATCTGAATTCCAAGTCGCCGATAATCCTGTTTCACGATTCTCTCGGATGCGTTGCGCTCTGGAAGGATTTCCCGCAGCTGCTGGCAGGTTCTCTCGGGCGACGTGTGATCGCCTATGACCGATTGGGCTTTGGTCGCTCCGATGCTCGTACGGACATTTTGGAGCGAGACTTCATCGCCTTGGAAGCCGAACGCTTCGTACCCCTCCTCTGCGAGCAATTGGCGGTTCCGGAATTTGTCGCCTGTGGGCACAGCGTGGGCGGCGGCATGGCGGTGGAAACGGGAGCCAAGTTTGCCGGGTGCAAAGCCGTGATTACCATCGCCGCCCAGGTTTTCGTGGAAGATAAGACGCTGCAGGGTATCAGGATCGCTCGGCAGGAATTTGCGTCGGTCGATAATGTTGCCCGGCTTGCCAAATATCACGGCGACAAAGCTGATTGGGTGCTGCGCGCGTGGATCGAAACCTGGCTTGCTCCGGAATTCGCGGCATGGAATCTCGATGCAGCACTTGGGCGACTGCGGTGTCCGGTGATCGCCATTCACGGCGACCGTGATGAATATGGTTCACTTGCCCATCCACGTCGGATCGCGGCAGGCCGCGGATCATTCCATATTTTTCCGGACGCTGGACATTCGCCACATCGCGAACGTCCTGCCCTAGTCATGGGGGTAATTAAAGACTTCCTGGCCTATTCGGCCGATCCCGCCGGATGA
- a CDS encoding flavin reductase: MNMKTSVAIERAVPVADPDVVKSEFRNAMARMAAAVSIVTTNGPAGLAGFAATAVCSVTDNPPTLLVCLNRTASVHPAVTENGVLCVNVLSEGHQDLSRLFGGKTPVAERFAAAAWSELSTGAPALEDALVSFDCRIVHRADGGTHDILMCEVDAIRLRDGGQGLIYFDRAYHPAGSAE, translated from the coding sequence ATGAACATGAAAACATCCGTAGCGATCGAGAGGGCTGTGCCTGTCGCCGATCCCGATGTGGTCAAATCCGAGTTTCGCAACGCCATGGCGCGGATGGCAGCCGCTGTCAGCATCGTGACGACCAATGGACCGGCTGGGCTGGCAGGGTTTGCCGCAACAGCCGTTTGCAGCGTCACCGACAATCCGCCGACGCTGCTGGTTTGTCTCAACCGCACGGCTTCGGTTCATCCGGCGGTCACGGAAAATGGTGTGCTTTGCGTGAACGTGCTTTCGGAGGGACATCAGGACCTGTCGCGCCTCTTTGGCGGCAAGACGCCGGTAGCGGAGCGTTTTGCCGCAGCTGCATGGTCGGAACTGTCAACCGGCGCGCCGGCATTGGAGGATGCGCTCGTTTCGTTCGATTGCCGTATCGTGCATCGCGCCGATGGCGGAACGCATGATATCCTGATGTGCGAAGTCGATGCCATCCGCCTGCGCGACGGCGGGCAGGGGCTCATCTATTTCGACCGGGCCTATCATCCGGCGGGATCGGCCGAATAG
- a CDS encoding TetR/AcrR family transcriptional regulator: MARPLSEEKRNAILAAAAEAVGSLGVSASTAKIAKDAGIAEGTLFVYFPTKDDLLNELYLALKADMKAAIAAGYPTEASVKERCEHLWNQSIDWGAKNPAKRRALRQLGVSDKVTEASRKAGMAAFRDIQSMLDEGFQSGILRQQPKDMLGATTDVLTDMVLEFIHRDPGNIESYRRAGFETYWGAISNK, translated from the coding sequence ATGGCACGTCCCCTCAGTGAAGAAAAGCGCAACGCCATTTTAGCGGCAGCGGCCGAGGCCGTCGGCTCGCTTGGCGTTTCCGCCTCCACGGCGAAGATCGCCAAGGATGCCGGCATCGCCGAGGGAACATTGTTCGTCTATTTCCCGACGAAGGACGACCTGCTCAATGAACTCTACCTTGCGCTCAAAGCGGACATGAAGGCTGCCATCGCCGCCGGCTATCCGACAGAGGCGAGCGTGAAAGAGCGTTGCGAACATCTGTGGAACCAGTCCATCGATTGGGGCGCGAAAAACCCGGCAAAACGGAGAGCCTTGCGGCAGCTCGGCGTTTCGGACAAAGTGACCGAGGCGAGCCGCAAGGCCGGCATGGCTGCCTTCCGCGACATTCAATCGATGCTGGACGAAGGTTTTCAGTCAGGCATTTTACGGCAGCAGCCGAAGGACATGCTTGGCGCCACCACCGACGTGCTGACAGATATGGTCCTCGAATTCATCCACCGGGATCCCGGCAATATCGAAAGCTACCGGCGCGCAGGCTTCGAGACCTACTGGGGCGCAATTTCCAATAAATGA
- a CDS encoding SDR family NAD(P)-dependent oxidoreductase has protein sequence MSKTWLITGSANGLGRTLAEAVLDSGDRLVATARNPGRLDDLTKQYGDRIKVAALDVTDAVAARAAVQTAVDTFGGLDVLVNNAGFGHMSPFEQASEEEFKAQIDTNFYGVVNLTRAALPIMRAQRSGHIINISSVGGRTSIPGLSAYQAAKWAVGGFTEVLAKEVTSFGVKVIALEPGGMRTNWAQTAAGTDVELLPDYQPSVGAVYGMLKHLAGKEFGDPQKIAKVILDLVQRDTLPNHLLLGSDALFVFGLAEAARTKAAAEWEQVSRSTDFEGSDVSVFTGGALE, from the coding sequence ATGTCAAAGACATGGTTGATAACAGGAAGCGCCAATGGATTGGGGCGTACGCTCGCCGAGGCCGTTCTCGACAGTGGCGACCGTCTAGTGGCGACGGCACGCAATCCGGGCCGGCTCGATGACCTGACCAAGCAGTATGGCGATCGGATCAAGGTCGCCGCCCTTGACGTAACCGACGCCGTTGCGGCGAGAGCGGCAGTCCAAACTGCCGTCGATACCTTCGGCGGCCTCGACGTGCTCGTCAATAATGCCGGTTTCGGGCATATGTCACCGTTCGAACAGGCATCGGAAGAAGAGTTCAAGGCGCAGATCGATACGAACTTCTACGGTGTCGTCAACCTGACGCGGGCCGCCCTGCCCATCATGCGCGCGCAGCGCTCCGGCCACATCATCAACATCTCCTCCGTGGGCGGTCGCACCAGCATACCGGGCCTCAGCGCCTATCAAGCCGCCAAATGGGCAGTCGGCGGCTTCACCGAGGTCCTCGCCAAAGAGGTCACGTCTTTCGGCGTCAAGGTCATTGCGCTCGAGCCCGGCGGCATGCGTACCAACTGGGCTCAGACCGCCGCAGGCACGGATGTCGAGCTGCTGCCCGACTATCAACCGAGTGTCGGTGCTGTCTATGGCATGCTGAAGCACCTCGCGGGCAAGGAATTCGGCGATCCGCAAAAGATCGCGAAGGTGATCCTCGATCTGGTTCAAAGGGACACTCTGCCCAACCACCTCCTCCTCGGCAGCGATGCTCTCTTCGTCTTCGGCCTGGCGGAAGCGGCACGCACAAAGGCAGCGGCGGAATGGGAACAAGTCAGCCGCTCAACTGACTTCGAGGGCAGCGACGTCTCGGTCTTCACAGGCGGCGCGCTCGAATGA
- a CDS encoding creatininase family protein, giving the protein MAKPFYWNELTTYDFAGLSPDTTIAILPIASTEQHGPHLPIATDVAIANGMLAELRAQRPDDLDFLVLPTQEIGKANEHIYGPGTLSLSAELLIPVWTAVGAKVAEAGIRKMVIVNSHGGNLDIMGIVARELRVRYQMAVVATQWTRFGTPDGMISDHEQRYGIHGGDVETSLMLHFRPELVRMDKAENFVSKAEWMKEQSKYLQPLPPHSLAWIAHDLNPNGVVGDAANGTAEKGALICRHQVQGFIEMLRDLRDYPLSNLYSK; this is encoded by the coding sequence ATGGCAAAGCCCTTCTATTGGAACGAACTGACCACCTATGATTTCGCCGGCCTCTCGCCCGACACCACGATCGCCATCCTGCCGATCGCCTCGACCGAACAGCATGGTCCACATCTGCCGATCGCGACCGACGTCGCCATCGCCAATGGCATGCTGGCCGAGTTGAGGGCACAACGCCCGGACGACCTCGACTTCCTGGTGCTACCGACCCAGGAAATCGGCAAGGCCAACGAACATATCTACGGCCCCGGCACGCTCTCCCTCAGCGCCGAGCTGCTGATCCCGGTCTGGACGGCGGTCGGCGCGAAGGTTGCCGAAGCCGGCATTCGCAAGATGGTGATCGTCAATTCCCATGGCGGCAATCTCGACATCATGGGCATCGTTGCGCGCGAACTGCGCGTGCGCTACCAGATGGCGGTCGTCGCCACGCAATGGACGCGCTTCGGCACGCCGGACGGCATGATCAGCGACCATGAGCAGCGCTACGGCATCCATGGCGGCGACGTCGAAACCTCGCTGATGCTGCATTTCCGCCCCGAGCTGGTACGGATGGACAAGGCTGAAAACTTCGTCTCCAAGGCGGAATGGATGAAGGAGCAGTCGAAATACCTGCAGCCGCTGCCGCCGCATTCACTTGCCTGGATCGCCCATGATCTCAATCCCAATGGCGTTGTCGGCGATGCCGCCAACGGCACGGCGGAAAAAGGCGCGCTCATCTGCCGCCATCAAGTGCAGGGCTTCATCGAAATGCTGCGCGATCTCCGGGACTACCCCTTGTCGAACCTCTATTCGAAATAG